A DNA window from Streptomyces asoensis contains the following coding sequences:
- a CDS encoding SDR family NAD(P)-dependent oxidoreductase, whose product MSGRVAVITGAAHGIGAATAHRLAAEGALVVVTDVDDTAGKEVAAAITGQGGRAEYVRCDVTSAADWEHLARHIEEHHGRLDVLHSNAFAQLNKPAHELSEAEWDGQMAVLLKPAWRAMKTFAAVLREAKGSVVLTSSVHAVIGLPGHAAYAAAKGALCALGRQLAVEYGPQIRVNTVVPGPILTAAWDGIPEPERARSVAATAAGRFGRPEEVAAAVAFLASEDASYVTGANLVVDGGWSVMKESS is encoded by the coding sequence ATGAGCGGACGCGTGGCGGTGATCACCGGCGCCGCCCACGGCATCGGCGCGGCCACGGCTCACCGGCTCGCGGCCGAGGGGGCCCTGGTGGTGGTCACGGACGTGGACGACACCGCCGGCAAGGAGGTCGCGGCGGCCATCACCGGACAGGGAGGCCGCGCGGAGTACGTACGCTGCGACGTGACCTCGGCCGCCGACTGGGAACACCTGGCCCGCCACATCGAGGAACACCACGGCCGGCTGGACGTGCTGCACAGCAACGCCTTCGCCCAACTGAACAAGCCGGCCCACGAGTTGAGCGAGGCCGAATGGGACGGTCAGATGGCCGTCCTGCTCAAGCCGGCCTGGCGCGCGATGAAGACCTTCGCGGCCGTGCTGCGTGAGGCGAAGGGCTCGGTCGTCCTCACCTCCTCGGTGCACGCCGTCATCGGCCTGCCTGGCCACGCCGCCTACGCCGCCGCCAAGGGCGCGCTCTGCGCGCTGGGACGGCAGCTCGCCGTCGAGTACGGTCCGCAGATCCGGGTCAACACGGTGGTGCCCGGACCCATCCTCACCGCCGCCTGGGACGGGATCCCCGAGCCGGAACGGGCCCGCAGCGTCGCGGCCACGGCGGCCGGGCGGTTCGGCCGGCCGGAGGAGGTCGCCGCCGCCGTCGCCTTCCTGGCGTCGGAGGACGCCTCCTATGTGACCGGGGCGAACCTCGTGGTCGATGGAGGATGGAGCGTCATGAAGGAGTCCTCGTGA
- a CDS encoding FadR/GntR family transcriptional regulator: protein MTQPGRGLHGQAVEELGRRIIRGDYPPGSVVDPVKFETELGVSKTVVREALRVLAAKGLLESRQKRGTTIRPRADWNLLDSDLLRWQGSSAPSDGFLEDLAEVRAIVEPAGARLAAARRTPADIDAMRRALDAMGAAGTDADAMVEADLAFHRALLDSAHNELLSRMEVVIEAGLRVRDRIVHGARHFSDSIPVHRDLLAAVEAGDPDAAVAAVESLLAQASHDLAAVQAQEQHDGHPTDAIPEETP from the coding sequence GTGACCCAACCCGGTAGGGGGCTGCACGGCCAGGCGGTGGAGGAACTGGGCCGGCGCATCATCCGCGGCGACTACCCCCCGGGGTCCGTCGTGGACCCGGTCAAGTTCGAGACCGAACTCGGCGTCAGCAAGACCGTCGTGCGGGAGGCGCTGCGCGTCCTCGCGGCCAAGGGCCTCCTCGAATCACGGCAGAAGCGAGGGACGACCATCCGGCCCCGCGCCGACTGGAACCTCCTGGACAGCGACCTGCTGCGCTGGCAGGGCAGCAGTGCTCCCTCCGACGGCTTCCTGGAGGACCTCGCCGAGGTCCGCGCCATAGTGGAACCCGCCGGGGCCCGGCTCGCCGCGGCCCGCCGCACCCCGGCGGACATCGACGCGATGCGGCGGGCCCTGGACGCCATGGGAGCCGCGGGCACCGACGCCGACGCGATGGTCGAGGCGGACCTTGCCTTCCACCGCGCCCTGCTGGACTCCGCGCACAACGAACTCCTCAGCCGGATGGAGGTCGTCATCGAGGCGGGTCTGCGCGTGCGCGACCGGATCGTGCACGGCGCCCGGCACTTCTCCGACTCCATCCCCGTGCACCGGGACCTGCTGGCGGCGGTCGAGGCGGGGGACCCGGACGCGGCGGTGGCCGCCGTCGAGTCCCTCCTCGCGCAGGCGTCCCACGACCTGGCCGCCGTCCAGGCGCAGGAGCAGCACGACGGCCACCCGACCGACGCGATCCCCGAGGAAACCCCTTGA
- the dgoD gene encoding galactonate dehydratase, producing MKITGLETFLVAPRWLFLRVATDEGVTGWGEPVIEGRAETVRAAVHELADYLVGRDPLRIEDHWQVLTKGGFYRGGPILSSAVAGIDQALWDIAGKTYGVPVHRLLGGPVRDRVRMYAWIGGDRPADVAELAEEQMKAGFTAVKMNGSAELAAIDTPARTAEVVERVAAVREVLGDERDVAVDFHGRASTAMARRLLPLLEPLHPLFVEEPVSPEHSGHLRSLVESTGVPLATGERLYSRWDFREVMASGIAVAQPDLSHAGGISEVRRIAAMAETYDVALAPHCPLGPIALAASLQIAFSVPNFLIQEQSMGIHYNRQCDLLEYVMDPEPFRFQDGHAVAGSRPGLGVDIDEKAVRHAARTGHRWRNPVWRGPDGAFTEW from the coding sequence TTGAAGATAACCGGACTCGAGACCTTCCTGGTCGCTCCGCGCTGGCTGTTCCTGCGCGTCGCCACCGACGAGGGCGTCACCGGATGGGGCGAACCCGTGATCGAGGGCCGCGCCGAGACCGTCCGCGCGGCGGTCCACGAACTCGCCGACTATCTCGTCGGACGCGACCCGCTGCGTATCGAGGACCACTGGCAGGTGCTCACCAAGGGCGGCTTCTACCGCGGCGGCCCCATCCTCTCCAGCGCCGTCGCGGGCATCGACCAGGCCCTGTGGGACATCGCCGGCAAGACTTACGGCGTCCCCGTGCACCGCCTGCTCGGCGGCCCCGTCCGCGACCGCGTGCGGATGTACGCCTGGATCGGCGGCGACCGTCCCGCCGACGTCGCGGAACTGGCCGAGGAACAGATGAAGGCGGGCTTCACCGCCGTCAAGATGAACGGCTCGGCCGAACTCGCCGCCATCGACACCCCGGCCCGCACCGCCGAGGTCGTCGAACGGGTCGCGGCCGTCCGCGAAGTCCTCGGCGACGAACGGGACGTCGCCGTCGACTTCCACGGCCGGGCCTCCACCGCCATGGCCCGCAGGCTGCTTCCCCTGCTGGAACCGCTGCACCCGCTGTTCGTCGAGGAACCCGTCTCACCGGAACACTCGGGCCACCTGCGCAGCCTGGTGGAGTCCACCGGCGTTCCCCTCGCGACCGGCGAACGCCTCTACTCCCGCTGGGACTTCCGCGAGGTCATGGCCAGCGGCATCGCCGTCGCCCAGCCCGACCTGTCGCACGCCGGCGGCATCTCCGAGGTCCGCCGCATCGCTGCCATGGCCGAGACCTACGACGTCGCCCTGGCCCCGCACTGCCCCCTCGGCCCGATCGCCCTGGCCGCGAGCCTCCAGATCGCCTTCTCCGTACCGAACTTCCTCATCCAGGAACAGAGCATGGGCATCCACTACAACCGGCAGTGCGACCTGCTGGAGTACGTGATGGACCCCGAACCCTTCCGCTTCCAGGACGGACACGCCGTGGCCGGCTCCCGCCCGGGGCTCGGCGTCGACATCGACGAGAAGGCCGTACGCCA